TTCGGGTTTGAAGGTCAGCGACTCCATTTCGAGGTCTTCTTTTTGTTTGGTCAGCGTGAAGGGATCAAATTCGGTCGCACGCGCCGGATAATCCTTGCGCAGCGGATGCCCTTCCCATGTCTGCGGCATCATGATGCGCGTCAGATGCGGGTGACCATCAAAGGTCATGCCAAACATTTCCCAGGTTTCGCGCTCATACCAGTTGGCATTGGCAAAAATTTTGGTGATGGTCGGCAGACGCATATCGTTTTCAGACAACGCGACCTTGAGCATGATGTCGCGATTGCGTTCAATCGATAGCAGATGATAGAAAACGGAAAAATCCGCGGCAGGCAAGCCCGCGCGGTTGGTACGTAAACGCTCGTCCATACCATGCAAATCATACAGCATGACGTAAGGTTTCGGCAGTTTGCGCAGGAATTCGACAATTTCCAGCAATTGTTCACGCTTCACCCACACGACCGGAATACCGGTACGGGTGGCCTGAACGGTAAAGGCATCCGGCCCAAAACGGTTACGCAGCTCGCCGATCACCGGGTCGTCCAGGTGATCCCGGGTTTGCCATGCAGGCTGAGCGAGATCTTGCGTGGTTAAATCTGTCATACGTTACTCACCATTCCGGCCTGTTATCAGGCACTCAAAAGAAGGCGTCAGGATGGCGGCACACATTAAATTGTGGTGTTCTGCTGTGGCCGTGGCTCCATCCGTGTACGGGTAGCTTAAACTTCGTCGGGTGTTCTCAGGTTGGTGACGGCGATACGGTCACCGCGTTTTCTTTCGCGTTCTGATTGCATATTCGCGCGATAAACGCCCTGATCACCCACCACCCACGAGAGCGGACGACGCTCTTTGCCGATGGATTCGCGTAACAGCAGCAGCGCCTGCATATAAGCTTCCGGACGCGGCGGACAACCTGGGATATACACATCCACTGGCAGGAATTTATCCACACCCTGCACCACTGAATAGATGTCATACATGCCGCCGGAGTTGGCACAGGCACCCATCGAGATGACCCATTTGGGTTCGAGCATCTGGTCATACAGACGCTGAATCACCGGGGCCATTTTGGTAAACGGCGTCCCGGCAATCACCATGAAGTCAGCCTGACGCGGTGAGGCACGCATAACTTCCGCACCGAAACGCGCTACGTCATGCACCGCAGTGAATGACGTGGTCATCTCCACGTAGCAACAGGAAAGGCCGAAGTTGTACGGCCAGAGAGAGTTTTTACGACCCCAGTTCACCATGTCGTGCAGGGCATTTTCGAGTTTGCCCATATAGACGCTGCGGTGAACATGCTGCTCCAGTGGATCGGCGACGATCTCCTGTTTTTGCAGCGGATAGCGATCGTTATCGCCCCCATTCGGGTCTACGCGTGTCAGCGTGTAGTCCATCTTATTGCCTCGCTTTTACTGCTTTTGAGGATTGGTGTGGCTGTGACTGACCGGGCTTGACTTGACCACCACGCGACGACGCGCCGGTGCCCAATCCAGCGCACCGATGCGAACCAGGTAAACCAGGCCTGCCAGTAGCACCAAAATGAAAATTGCGGCTTCGACAAAGCCGACCCAGCCGCTTTCGCGGATGGAAGTCGACCATGCGTATAAAAAGAGGGCTTCGACGTCGAAAATTACGAAGAACATCGCAACCAGATAGAATTTTGCAGAGAGGCGAATATGGGTGTCACCGACCGAGTCGATACCCGATTCAAACGGGGTGTTCTTGTAACGCGCGCGGGCACGACCACCTAACAACCAGCCACCGGTCAACATAAAGGCGCAAAGACCGAACGCGAGAACAATGAAAACAATAAATGCCCAGTGATGAGCGATCACTTCTGTGGTTGTTGACATACTCTTTGCTTACTCATCAAAAGTGGCGATGGCATCCTGCACATTCGCAGCAAACGCACCACATCGATTCAAGGGAAGGATAAAAAACCTTATAAACTTTGCTGTCATTAGCAATTAAGCAGCAATTTTATGGGGTTTTTTACTCCTTTCTATAACCTTTTGTCAACTTTGACAAAAGTATCCAAACATTATTTTACATCCGCAGCATATTATTAACATACAAGGCCCGTTGCGCCAGCTAAATCGCTTCAGTTTGTGAGGTTACTTTCAGTGTAGCGGGTATTCACATGCATGGATCGTGCATTTAACAATCATATTTTGACAGGAATTAACCGGATTTCCTTGTCCTTTTCAGGGCTATTTTCTTGATCCAGGACACATAACAATGCTTTTTGCTGTAAAAAGAGACAATTCTCGCAGGCAGATGCCCAGGGAAAGATGGCACGAAAAAACAAAATCGTTCCACTTCAGATGAAAATGAAACGCATTTCATTTTTTCGGACAGGGGGAAATTTATTGCCAGCTTGTCAGCATCATAAAGGCAGAGATAAAGGACATAAAAAAAGCCTTAGCAGGGAAAAACCATGCTAAGGCTTATTTATCTAAGTTTTAACAATTGCCAGGCATTCTATTTGAGAAAGATTACCCGCGCAGATTGTGCTTACTCTTCGTCGTCCAGCAACAGTGTGCCGTCCGGATTTGCACTCAGATTGTACGGATCGTTAGTTGACTGCATAGCATTGAAGATGGCCAGCGCCAGTTCGTTATCGCTGTCCGGATTACGGCACAGCAGATATTGGGTATCCGGCAGAACAGGCAAGCCTTCAGCAGCACCCATCACACGCAGTTCCGGGCTCATCATTTCCACCGGACGCGCGGTAACGCCAAGACCGGCTTTTACTGCCGCACGGACTGCCGCCAGCGTCGAGGCCACATAGGAAATACGCCACGGAATACCCGCTTCGTTCAGATGGTCAATCGCCATGTCGCGGTACGGGCTTGGTTCATCCAGCAGCACCAGTGGAATCGCTTCACCGCGCTGGAAGATGTAATCAGCCGCGCAATACCACAGGGTCGGCGAGGTACGCAGAACCTGGTGGGTAAAGTTACCCGGACTGGAAGTGGTGACCACCAAATCCACTTCTCCCTGGTTCAGCATTTCCATCATAAATGGATTACGCTTCACGCGAACATCAATCGCCAGCTTCGGATAGACTGAAGTCACGCGGTTGAGCAGGAAAGGCAGAATGGTATCTGAGGTGTCATCAGAAGCGCCAATGGTCAGCACGCCCTGAATATTGCTATACATCAGAGAGGTACAAGCTTCGTCATTGAAACGAAGGATTTTTCTGGCGTAGCCCAGCAGTTGGATGCCATGCTCCGTCAGCAATTTATTACGTCCATGTCTGGCAAACAGCTCTTTACCTACCAATTGTTCCAGACGCTGCATCTGCTGGCTTACTGCTGATTGCGTTCTGCACACGGCCGCAGCCGCAGCCGCAAAGGTGTTCAGGTCAGCAACGGCGACGAAAGTTCTCAGCAGATCGAGGTCGAGATTCAGTATCGGACGATTTGCATTAGTCATGTTTTTTCTTCACTTATAAGATTTTTTACAAACTACTACCCTGGTGTATTACCTTACTTATCATTGGGATAAGAGGTAATGGTGCTTAATGACAGTCCTGTGTGGAGACTGTCATGAAAAAACTGGGTCAGGCGGATTCCAACGATTACGTCACTCTGAAAACAGAGCAGCGGCGTCACAAAGACAGAACAACTTCTCGGGCCGAAAGCGTAAATCGCGCAAATGCAGGAAGCTGTGTAGTTGCCTGGTTTCCCGCCAAAACCGTGCGCGGGTCAAAAAATGATAACTGTATGTTATGGTGATGCGAAGAGGTAAAGTGCATCAAATAATAAATTATACTTAATCATTTTTGCGCCAGAAATGGAAATGTTTTTGTTAGAAAGCTCATAATTTTTGACCTGTCCCCTTTTCCCGCACATCCTGCCACAAAGCTGTTCATTTTTTAAGCCCCCCTGGTTCCGAAACTTCATAGGGAAAGCTTAAGTTTCAGCGCAAATGCTATTTAATACAGACTTCGGACACCGCCCTGCTGCCGATAGTTCTCTGATTCTGTCTCTGAAACTGAATGAGAATTGGGGACAGTTTCTGACGCCAGCGGACAATAAACCGGCAATGACTAATTATTCGACTTCCTACAAGGATTCTTTAACTATTTCATTACGTCGCTAACGATTCGATGCGACAGTTGTGAATAAAAATATGCGCAATCCCCTTCTTTACGTCTGGATTAAGGAGTTTACAGCTCCCCGCCCCTCCATCAGCATTAAATATCACCCCTGGTAACTTTACTGGATAATTCAACCAGATTAATCAGTGTAAAATGCCTTTTCAGCCAGTATCAGCATAAAAAATTGCCAAACTCGCCAAAACCTTTCGTTACCCTTCTTTTGTTCCGGGGAGAGGAGTAAATTGGGCGGGTTTGTTTTTTGAGGCAGGTTAAATGGACTCTGCCCGTTAAGGCGGTAGCGATGAATTTTCAAATTGATAAATCCGGCAAGCTGGATAATGTCTGTTATGACATCCGTGGCCCGGTACTGAAAGAGGCGAAACGTCTCGAAGAAGAAGGCAACAAAGTTCTCAAACTCAACATTGGCAACCCTGCCCCGTTTGGTTTTGAAGCCCCCGATGAAATCCTGGTTGATGTGATCCGCAACCTGCCCAGTGCCCAGGGATATTGTGACTCCAAAGGTCTCTATTCAGCGCGCAAAGCAATCATGCAGCATTATCAGGCGCGCGATATGCGCGATATGACCGTTGAAGACATCTATATTGGTAACGGTGTTTCGGAGCTGATTGTGCAGGCCATGCAGGCGCTGCTGAACAGCGGTGATGAAATGCTGGTACCTGCACCGGATTACCCGTTGTGGACCGCTGCCGTCTCCCTTTCCAGTGGTAAAGCGGTACATTATCTGTGTGATGAATCCGCCGGCTGGTTCCCGGACCTGGATGATATCCGCAGCAAAATCACCCCGCGCACGCGCGGCATCGTGATTATCAACCCGAACAACCCCACCGGTGCGGTGTACAGCAAAGAATTGCTGATGGAAATCGTTGAGATTGCCCGCCAGCATAACCTGATCATCTTTGCCGATGAGATTTACGACAAGATCCTGTATGACGAAGCGCAGCACCATTCTATTGCCGCGCTGGCACCCGATCTGTTGACCGTCACCTTTAACGGCCTGTCAAAAACCTATCGCGTTGCCGGTTTCCGTCAGGGCTGGATGGTGCTGAACGGTCCGAAGAAACACGCCAAAGGCTACATTGAAGGTCTGGAAATGCTGGCCTCGATGCGTCTGTGCGCCAACGTACCCGCACAACACGCGATTCAAACCGCGCTGGGTGGCTATCAGAGCATCAGTGAATTTATCGTGCCGGGTGGCCGCCTTTATGAGCAACGCCAGCGCGCCTGGGAATTGATTAATGACATCCCTGGCGTCAGCTGCGTCAAGCCGCAGGGTGCGCTCTATATGTTCCCGCGCATTGATGCGAAGAAATTCAATCTGTTCGACGATCAGAAAATGGTGCTTGATTTCCTGCTCCAGGAAAAAGTGCTGCTGGTGCAGGGCACCGCGTTCAACTGGCCATGGCCGGACCACGTACGCATCGTTACCCTGCCCCGCGTTGACGATTTGGAAATGGCCATCACCAAGTTTGGTCGCTTCCTGCAAGGGTATCGTCAGTAACGTCACACGCGTATAGTGAGTGTATTTCGGGGAGAGGCCTCTCTCCCCGCCGTCCGATCAGGAACTGCTCATGACCCGTAGCCACTTTTTCGCCCATCTCTCCCGTCTTAAATTGATCAACCGCTGGCCGCTGATGCGTAACGTACGCACCGAGAATGTCTCTGAGCACAGCCTGCAGGTCGCCATGGTCGCCCATGTGCTGGCCGTGATTAAAAACAAAAAATTCAACGGTAATCTGAATGCCGATCGCATTGCCATGCTGGCGCTTTATCATGATGCCAGTGAAGTGCTGACCGGCGATTTACCGACCCCGGTGAAGTATTACAACGCGCAAATTGCCCATGAATACAAAAAGATCGAGAAGATTGCCCAACACAAACTGATTGAAATGCTCCCGGCAGAACTGCAGGAGGATTTTCGTCCGTTGCTGGATGAGCATCTGCATAGCGAAGCGGAACAGGCGGTGGTGAAGCAGGCCGATGCCCTGTGCGCGTATGTAAAATGCCTTGAGGAACTGTCTGCCGGTAACAATGAGTTTTTGCTGGCAAAAGCGCGACTGGAAAAGACGCTGGCGCAACGCCGCTCGCCGGAAATGGATTATTTTGTTGAGGTTTTCATCCCCAGCTTCAGCCTGTCGCTGGATGAAATTTCGCAGGATACGCCGCTGTAACGGCGCGATTTTATCGCGCCGTTACGGATTATGCTTGCAGCGACAGGGTAAAACCACCCTTCCCGTCAGCGGTCACCACCAGTGCTTCCAGCGTGCTCAGCGAAAACGTCACCTCGCCGAGACGCGGGGTGTCTTGCGGCGCATTAACCGCAATCACCGCGCTGCCCGCGTTCAATCCGGCCAGCACACCCGCAGGCGCATCTTCCACCACCACGCACTCGCCAGCCGCCAGACCCAGTTTCTCTGCTCCCAGCAAATAGGCATCCGGTTCCGGCTTGCCGCGTTTTACATTCTCGGCGGTGATAAACACGGCAGGCGCAGGCAGTCCGGCGGCTTTGTGACGCGCATGGGCAACCGGTACTGAACCTGACGTGACAATCGCCCACGGAATTTGCAGCTCGTTGAGTGTCGCCAGCAGTGCCTGTGCACCCGGCAAAGCACACACCCCGGCAGTATCTTCCGCTTCGATACGCTCCAGACGCAAAAATTCCGCCTGAATCGCCTCCTCGCTCTGGCCCGCCATAAAATGGCGCAGCGAGGTAATTGCCTGTTTACCATGAATGAAGCTCAGGATTTCTTCCGCCGCAAAACCATGACGTTCACCCCATTGGGTCCATGCGCGCTCTACAGCAGGCAGTGAATCCACCAGCGTGCCATCTAAATCAAACAGAAAACCCCTGTACTTCACTCGACGCTCCTTCTTCAGGCATTAAGGATTTGCGCGATCTCGTTCGCGCTCAAATGGTACTGACGTGGACAAGTGTGCCACACCGCCAGCATACGTTGGTATTTTTCCCACATCGGCGTTTGGGCATTAAACCCGTGGGTGCCGGAATCAAAGTGGGTGTAGCGCCCCTCGGTATTGACCATAAAACGCACATAGCCGAGGTAGCGTGCTTCGGTGGCGGCGTCAAAACCGAGAAAGGCCAGACGACGTTCCTCAATCAGCGCGGAATCTTTGAGATTGGACCAGGAAACATGCAGCGCGTGGTGCATCTCCATAATATCGATCAGGGTGCGACAGGTGTCTTCGCTCAGCTCGCCGAACTCTTTATCCAGTTCGCGTAACTGCAGGCCATAGCCACGTTCAATGATGGTCTGATAACGGCGGTAACGTTCAGCGTTGTCCGGCTCCAGCATCGCCATCATTTTGTACTGATTCGACAGGATGAGCCGCTGTGCGTGGGTCATTTCCATGGTTGTTCTCCCGGGGCATCAATTTAGGTATAGAGAAATGATTGCACAAGGGAACGGATGCGGGTATGTCCGCACCACTTTTCTTTGATTTGAACCGGGATCAGCGGCGAATTCTGTCCCGGTGGGATACGTTTATCGATCAAAGATCGTCAAGGAAGGTCCGATCCAGCTGTTTAAATGCCCGTTTCAGCACGTCGGCCAGAGCCTGGTAGGTGGGTTTACCTTCGACCGGCGCAATTGCCTGGCCGGCCTCTTCCAGTTTGGCCCGGACCTCATGGAACCATTGCAGTAAAGAAGGTGGCAACGGAGTCATGGAGCGTTTACCCAGCCACCATAAACCCTGCATCGGCAGGCTACAGGCAAATAGCGCGGTGGCTACCGCAGGCCCAAGCTGTCCGCCCATGGCGATCTGCCACGTCAGGGTAAAAATCGCCAGCGGCGGCATAAAGCGAATGGAAAAACGTGTCGCCGTCACCACACGATTTTCAGGGAACACCGGTGCCAGGCGTTTATCGGCTGGCCAGGTCTTCATGTAATGCTGGCCGCGCTGAAATAAGCCGAACCAGCCTGGATTACCTGTATCATTCGCCATGGTAGACCTCAACTATTACTGCAAGATTTAAAATAAACTGACAACCACACAACTTTACGTGACATCCTTCAAAAGTTTTTGTCTTTAAGGGTGACACTGGGTATTCTGACGCCGTTTCAGCAACATTACCGGAAGCTTCTGCTCAATTAAAGCGCAGTTTAGAGCCATGTTTCGCTAAGCTGATTTAAAAAAATCGCGTAAAATTACCAAAATTTTTTTGCGGATCGGTCTCTTTTTGACTACCGCATGATGTTAATCATTAATTTACCAGCTTTCATGAACTACGCTGTTAGTCTGATTGCGTTATTTCTCGCCACTATTTAACCAATAGGTACTTCCATGTCGACGAAGTTAGTTCTGGTTCTGAACTGCGGCAGCTCCTCACTTAAGTTTGCCATCCTCAACCCCGCCAACGGCGACGAATTCCTCTCCGGTTTGGCTGAATGCTTCCACCTGCCTGAAGCGCGTATCAAATGGAAACTTGAGGGTAGCAAACAGGAAGCTCCTCTGGGTGCAGGCGCGGCACACAGCGAAGCCCTCAACTTCATTGTTAAAACTATTCTGGCACAAAAACCAGAGCTTTCGGCACAAATCGCTGCAATCGGCCATCGCATCGTGCATGGCGGCGAACAGCTGACAAAATCTGTCGTGATTGATGAGTCCGTTATCCAGGGTATTAAAGATGCCTCTTCATTTGCTCCGCTGCACAATCCGGCACATCTGATCGGTATTGACGAAGCAATGAAAAATTTCCCGCACCTTTCAGATAAGAATGTGGCGGTTTTTGATACAGCATTCCATCAGACAATGCCTGAAGAATCGTATCTCTACGCTCTGCCGTACAAATTGTATAAAGAACACGGCGTACGTCGCTATGGTGCCCACGGTACCAGCCACTACTACGTGACCCAGGAAGCGGCAAAAATGCTGGGTAAACCGGTAGAAGAACTGAACGTCATCACCTGCCACCTGGGCAACGGCGGTTCTGTTTCCGCGATTCGTAACGGTGTTTGCGTCGATACCTCAATGGGTCTGACGCCACTGGAAGGTCTGGTGATGGGCACCCGCAGCGGTGACATCGATCCGGCCATCGTTTTCTTCCTGCATGACACCCTCGGCATGAGCGTTGATGCGATCAACAAACTGCTGACCAAAGAATCTGGCCTGCTGGGTCTGACCGAAGTGACCAGCGACTGCCGCTATGTGGAAGATAACTACACCACTAAAGAAGATGCCAAACGCGCCATGGACGTGTTCTGCCATCGTCTGGCGAAATACATCGGCGGCTACACCTCGCTGATGGAAGGCCGTCTGGATGCGGTGGTCTTCACCGGCGGTATCGGTGAAAATGCCGCGATGGTGCGTGAGCTGTCTCTGCAAAAACTCGGCCTGCTGGGCTTCGAAGTGGACCACGAACGCAACCTGGCGGCGCGTTTCGGTAAATCCGGCTTCATTAATAAAGAAGGCACCCGCCCGGCGGTGGTGATCCCCACCAACGAAGAGTTGGTCATCGCCCAGGACGCCGCGCGTCTCACCGCGTAAATGCTTCTCTCCGTCAGCTCAGGCTGACGGAGTTGTTTTTGACACCCTGCAACACCTGAGAGGTTATAAAGTGTCACGTACAATTATGCTCATTCCAACCGGCACCAGTGTCGGTCTGACCAGCGTCAGTCTTGGCGTGATCCGTGCGATGGAACGCAAAGGCGTTCGCCTGAGCGTATTCAAACCGATTGCGCAGCCACGCACTGGCGGCGACAAACCGGACCAGACCACCACCATCATCCGTAAGAACTCCTCGATTCCAGCCGCTGAACCGCTGCTGATGTCGCGTGTTGAGTCGCTGCTGGGTTCGAACCAGCAGGACGTGCTGATGGAAGAGATCATCGCCCGCTACCACGAAAACACCAAAGATGCCGAAGTGGTGCTGGTGGAAGGTCTGGTGCCGACGCGCAAACACCAGTTTGCCTCCGCGCTGAACTATGAAATCGCCAAAACCCTGAACGCTGAAATCGTCTTCGTTACCGCACTGGGCAACGATTCTCCGGCCCAGCTGAAAGAACGTATCGAACTGACGCAAAGCAGCTTTGGCGGCAGCAAGAACAAAAACATCACTGGCGTGATCATCAACAAACTGAATGCGCCGGTGGACGAACAGGGACGCACGCGTCCGGATTTGTCAGAGATTTTTGACGATTCTTCCAAAGCCAGCATCGCCAACATCGATCCGAAAACGCTGTTCACCAACAGCCCGCTGCCGGTGCTGGGTTGTGTGCCGTGGAGCTTTGATCTGATCGCCACCCGCGCGATTGATATGTGCCGCCACCTGAACGCCGACATCATCAACGAAGGTGAAATCCAGACGCGTCGGGTGAAATCCGTTACCTTCTGCGCACGTAGCATTCCGCACATGCTGGAGCACTTCCGCCCAGGTTCTCTGCTGGTGACCTCCGCAGACCGTCCTGACGTGTTGCTGGCAGCCTGTCTGGCCGCAATGAATGGCGTGGAAATCGGTGCCATTCTGCTGACCGGTGGCTACGAGATTGATGAGCGTATTGGTCGTCTGTGCGAGCGCGCCTTCCAGACCGGCCTGCCGGTATTTATGGTGAAAACCAACACCTGGCAAACCTCGCTCAGCCTGCAAAGCTTCAACCTCGAAGTCCCGGCTGATGATACCCAGCGTATTGAGAAAGTGCAGGAATACGTTGCCAGCTACATCAATGACGACTGGATCGAATCGCTGACTGCCACCTCCGAGCGCAGCCGTCGTCTGTCACCGCCAGCCTTCCGCTACCAGCTGACCGAGCTGGCACGCAAAGCAGGCAAGCGTATCGTTCTGCCGGAAGGCGACGAGCCGCGTACCGTGAAAGCTGCCGCCATCTGTGCCGAACGCGGAATCGCCACCTGTGTGCTGCTGGGTAACCCGGATGAGATCCAGCGTGTAGCCGCCGCGCAGGGTGTGGAACTAGGCAAAGGCATCGTCATTGTCGATCCGGAAGTGGTGCGCGAGAACTATGTGCCGCGTCTGGTTGAACTGCGTAAGAGCAAAGGCATGACCGAAGTGGTTGCGCAGGAGCAGCTGGAAGACAACGTGGTGCTGGGCACCATGATGCTGGAAAGTGGTGAAGTGGATGGCCTGGTTTCCGGTGCCGTACACACCACCGCCAACACCATTCGTCCGCCGTTGCAGCTGATCAAAACCGCGCCAAACAGCTCACTGGTTTCTTCGGTGTTCTTTATGCTGCTGCCGGAGCAGGTGCTGGTATATGGCGACTGCGCCATCAACCCGGACCCGAACCCGGAACAGCTGGCCGAAATCGCGATTCAGTCTGCCGATTCTGCCAAAGCTTTTGGTATCGATCCGCGCGTCGCGATGATCTCCTACTCAACCGGTAACTCCGGTGCCGGTAGCGACGTTGAGAAAGTCCGTGAAGCCACGCGTATCGCGCAGGAAAAACGCCCTGATCTGGTGATCGACGGTCCGTTGCAGTATGACGCCGCCATCATGGAAGACGTGGCGAAATCCAAAGCGCCGAACTCGCAGGTTGCAGGCCGTGCCACCGTGTTTATCTTCCCGGATCTGAACACCGGTAACACCACCTACAAAGCGGTACAGCGTTCAGCAGACCTGATCTCCATCGGACCGATGTTGCAGGGTATGCGCAAGCCGGTGAACGACCTGTCACGCGGTGCACTGGTGGACGATATCGTCTACACCATCGCCCTGACAGCGATTCAGTCTCAGCAGGCTGAAGGCTAATTCCGGTCGTTAAATGCGGATAAGGCGTCCCGCGGGACGCCTTTTTTACGCGATAAACGCGTGTAATTCCGTAGCGGCGCGATTTATCGCGCAGATTTTATCCCTGCGTTGCTGCCAGAGGCGCGCGATAAATCGCGCCGCTACAGGTCAGGCCCGCTTGTGGGCTTTACTGCAACATCACATCCAGCGCACGCAAATGCTGCGGCTGCCACGACAGGCTTACCTGCGCACCCGGCTGCCAGTTTTTATCCATCTTCGACGGCGACAGCTTCACCATAAAGTTCCCCTGCCCGGCCACACTGGTCAGCATACGCACATGGTCACCCAGGTAAATAAATTGCTGGATCTGCGCCTGCACGATCTGATCGCCCTGCTCCGGCGCATTGACGTTCACACGCTCCGGACGAATGCTGAGCTGGATCTTTTTACCTGGTGAACTGGGGCGCACTTTCAGCGCATCAAGCTGCGTACCATCATCCAGTTTCACCTGATAGAAATCACCGTTCTGCGCCACCTGAGTCGCCAGTAAGCTGTTGTTTTCGCCGATAAACTGCGCGACAAACGCATTCTCAGGCTGCTCGTAAAGTTTATCCGGGCTGTCCATCTGCTGGATCATGCCATCGTTGAATACCGCAACCCGATCGGACATGGTCATTGCTTCGCTCTGATCGTGCGTCACATAGACGATCGTCAGACCCAGCATATCGTGTAACTGTTTGATCTCCATTTGCATATGTTCGCGCAATTGCTTATCCAGCGCCCCGAGCGGCTCATCCATCAGCACCAGCTTTGGTTCAAACACCAACGCCCGCGCCAGGGCCACACGTTGCTGCTGCCCGCCGGACATTTGGGCCGGATAACGATCCGCCAGTGACGTCAGTTTGATCATGTCCAGAATGCGATCGACGCGAGCTTTGATGTCGGCTTTGTTCATGCGGCGAATCGACAGCGGAAAGGCGAGGTTTTCCGCCACCGTCATATGGGGAAACAGCGCATAGTTCTGGAACACCATGCCGATATCGCGCTGGTGCGGTGGCAAGGTATGCAGCGGTTTATCACGCAATAAAATCTCGCCATCGGTCGGCGTTTCAAAGCCCGCCAGCATCATCAGGCTGGTGGTTTTACCTGAACCGGATGGACCAAGCAGCGTGAGAAACTCCCCTTCCTCCACGTCAAGATTGAGGTTACGTACCACCAGCTTATCGCCGTCGTAACTCTTTTTTATGTTCCTGAAACTAACGAAATTTCTCATGACGTTCTCTCGTAAAGCGTGAAGGAAAAGTAATCCGGCACGATTCCTGCATCGACATGTCTGACATGCGCATGCTGGCGGCTCTTTTTTTAGCACTACCACAACGCATTTCAGGAACACAAGAGAAATTTGACAATTTGAATACAAAGTTAGCCTGAATCAAAAATCGCAGGCTATTGATTTCTATTGTCTTTTAAAATTAAACGTTACAGAAATGTTAATAATGCCGCTAATGCACTGATTACGTGCCCTGCACCGGGACAGGGCAGCGTCGGTCACATCGGCACCGGTGTAGTTTTGAGATGGTGTTGCAGGCGTTGCAGAATCGGCGCAAATGCGGCGGCCATCTGCGCTTCGTCAACGCAGGCGTAGCCTAGCAGCAGGCCGCGGCGTAGCGTCCCGCGCTGGTAGTACGAGGAGAGCGGACGC
This genomic stretch from Pantoea cypripedii harbors:
- the ackA gene encoding acetate kinase produces the protein MSTKLVLVLNCGSSSLKFAILNPANGDEFLSGLAECFHLPEARIKWKLEGSKQEAPLGAGAAHSEALNFIVKTILAQKPELSAQIAAIGHRIVHGGEQLTKSVVIDESVIQGIKDASSFAPLHNPAHLIGIDEAMKNFPHLSDKNVAVFDTAFHQTMPEESYLYALPYKLYKEHGVRRYGAHGTSHYYVTQEAAKMLGKPVEELNVITCHLGNGGSVSAIRNGVCVDTSMGLTPLEGLVMGTRSGDIDPAIVFFLHDTLGMSVDAINKLLTKESGLLGLTEVTSDCRYVEDNYTTKEDAKRAMDVFCHRLAKYIGGYTSLMEGRLDAVVFTGGIGENAAMVRELSLQKLGLLGFEVDHERNLAARFGKSGFINKEGTRPAVVIPTNEELVIAQDAARLTA
- a CDS encoding ABC transporter ATP-binding protein, producing MRNFVSFRNIKKSYDGDKLVVRNLNLDVEEGEFLTLLGPSGSGKTTSLMMLAGFETPTDGEILLRDKPLHTLPPHQRDIGMVFQNYALFPHMTVAENLAFPLSIRRMNKADIKARVDRILDMIKLTSLADRYPAQMSGGQQQRVALARALVFEPKLVLMDEPLGALDKQLREHMQMEIKQLHDMLGLTIVYVTHDQSEAMTMSDRVAVFNDGMIQQMDSPDKLYEQPENAFVAQFIGENNSLLATQVAQNGDFYQVKLDDGTQLDALKVRPSSPGKKIQLSIRPERVNVNAPEQGDQIVQAQIQQFIYLGDHVRMLTSVAGQGNFMVKLSPSKMDKNWQPGAQVSLSWQPQHLRALDVMLQ
- the pta gene encoding phosphate acetyltransferase — protein: MSRTIMLIPTGTSVGLTSVSLGVIRAMERKGVRLSVFKPIAQPRTGGDKPDQTTTIIRKNSSIPAAEPLLMSRVESLLGSNQQDVLMEEIIARYHENTKDAEVVLVEGLVPTRKHQFASALNYEIAKTLNAEIVFVTALGNDSPAQLKERIELTQSSFGGSKNKNITGVIINKLNAPVDEQGRTRPDLSEIFDDSSKASIANIDPKTLFTNSPLPVLGCVPWSFDLIATRAIDMCRHLNADIINEGEIQTRRVKSVTFCARSIPHMLEHFRPGSLLVTSADRPDVLLAACLAAMNGVEIGAILLTGGYEIDERIGRLCERAFQTGLPVFMVKTNTWQTSLSLQSFNLEVPADDTQRIEKVQEYVASYINDDWIESLTATSERSRRLSPPAFRYQLTELARKAGKRIVLPEGDEPRTVKAAAICAERGIATCVLLGNPDEIQRVAAAQGVELGKGIVIVDPEVVRENYVPRLVELRKSKGMTEVVAQEQLEDNVVLGTMMLESGEVDGLVSGAVHTTANTIRPPLQLIKTAPNSSLVSSVFFMLLPEQVLVYGDCAINPDPNPEQLAEIAIQSADSAKAFGIDPRVAMISYSTGNSGAGSDVEKVREATRIAQEKRPDLVIDGPLQYDAAIMEDVAKSKAPNSQVAGRATVFIFPDLNTGNTTYKAVQRSADLISIGPMLQGMRKPVNDLSRGALVDDIVYTIALTAIQSQQAEG